Proteins found in one Cobetia sp. L2A1 genomic segment:
- a CDS encoding dihydroorotase, with product MKHSLINARVIDPSSGRDGQHDLHLEGGRLVAIGAAPLGFVAEQQQDLTGKWITPAFVDLGAHLRDPGPRYKGSLVSESAAALAGGYATILPRPDTSPVLDSASHVRTLLDRARDVAGVRLAPLGALTQGLEGDLLANMAALKSAGCVALTNLRKPVRDLGVLRRCLEYAHTFDITVVFQAQEATLAGHGCAHEGAIASRLGLAGIPESAETIALTQWLLLIEQTGVRAHVSLLSSARAVALIRDAKARGLDITADVSMAQLHWTDEQLEGFNANFHLEPPLRSAKDRDALRAGVADGTIDAIVSDHLPHEAAAKCAPFAVSEPGMTSLETMLPLGLALVNAGMLSMPRLIESLTFSARRFGLEGGRLQEGECCDLAIIDPQCCWTVGSDTLLSAGHNTPLLGMTLTGRVHQVLLGNAVYA from the coding sequence ATGAAGCACAGCCTGATCAATGCCCGGGTGATTGACCCGAGCAGCGGCCGTGATGGCCAACATGACCTGCATCTTGAGGGCGGCCGCCTGGTCGCCATTGGCGCAGCACCACTAGGCTTCGTTGCTGAGCAGCAGCAAGACCTCACCGGCAAGTGGATCACGCCGGCCTTCGTCGATCTCGGTGCTCATTTGCGTGATCCGGGGCCTCGCTACAAGGGCAGTCTGGTGAGCGAGTCAGCAGCAGCACTCGCTGGAGGCTATGCCACTATCCTGCCGAGACCAGATACCAGCCCTGTACTCGATAGTGCCTCGCACGTACGGACACTACTCGACCGTGCTCGCGATGTAGCTGGCGTCAGGCTTGCTCCATTGGGGGCTCTGACACAAGGACTTGAAGGTGATCTATTGGCCAACATGGCAGCACTCAAGTCTGCTGGCTGTGTCGCCCTGACCAATCTACGCAAGCCTGTGCGCGACCTTGGTGTGCTGCGCCGCTGTCTTGAGTATGCGCATACCTTTGATATCACGGTGGTGTTTCAGGCCCAGGAGGCCACTCTGGCCGGGCATGGCTGCGCGCATGAAGGAGCTATTGCTTCACGGCTGGGCCTGGCAGGTATTCCTGAGTCTGCCGAGACGATTGCACTGACCCAGTGGTTGCTGTTGATTGAGCAGACCGGCGTACGTGCCCATGTCTCACTGCTCTCAAGTGCACGCGCGGTAGCATTGATACGTGATGCCAAGGCGCGTGGGCTGGATATCACAGCAGATGTCTCGATGGCTCAGCTGCATTGGACTGACGAGCAGTTAGAAGGTTTTAACGCCAACTTCCATCTAGAGCCGCCGTTGCGGAGTGCCAAGGATAGAGATGCGCTACGTGCTGGTGTTGCCGATGGCACCATTGATGCCATTGTCAGCGACCATCTGCCTCACGAGGCAGCAGCCAAGTGTGCGCCTTTTGCGGTTTCCGAACCGGGCATGACGAGTCTGGAAACCATGTTGCCACTGGGCTTGGCACTGGTGAATGCAGGCATGCTTAGTATGCCTCGATTGATTGAATCACTGACTTTTAGCGCGCGTCGCTTTGGCCTGGAAGGGGGCAGACTGCAAGAGGGGGAGTGCTGTGATCTCGCGATTATTGATCCGCAGTGCTGCTGGACGGTAGGTAGCGATACGCTGTTGAGTGCGGGACACAATACGCCCCTGCTAGGGATGACTCTGACAGGTCGTGTTCATCAGGTACTCTTGGGCAATGCGGTCTACGCTTGA
- a CDS encoding tautomerase family protein: MTDHFLRGQTMPMIRAEFISGKSEEQKRELVEALTRETVRVLGVREEAVWVVLQEVEAENWAVGGTRLSDR; the protein is encoded by the coding sequence ATTACAGACCATTTCTTACGGGGGCAAACGATGCCAATGATTCGTGCAGAATTCATCAGTGGAAAAAGCGAAGAGCAGAAGCGTGAGCTGGTAGAGGCGCTAACGCGAGAGACGGTGCGCGTGCTCGGAGTTCGAGAAGAGGCGGTATGGGTTGTCCTTCAGGAAGTAGAAGCTGAAAACTGGGCTGTCGGTGGCACACGGCTTTCAGATAGATAA
- the serA gene encoding phosphoglycerate dehydrogenase: MAKTSLDKSKIKILLLEGVHQSAVDNFLNAGYTNIELLQTSLAEDDLIERIRDVHFIGIRSRTQLNERVINAAEKLTAIGCFCIGTNQVDLEAALKRGIPVFNAPFSNTRSVAELVLAEAIMLMRGVPEKSAKAHRGLWMKTAKNSHEVRGKTLGIVGYGSIGSQLSVLSESLGLDVIYYDAVTKLGMGNARQVASMEELLARADIVTLHVPEIPSTKWMMGKQQFALMKQNSVFINAARGSTVVIEDLAEVLASGKLLGAAIDVFPVEPKGNGEEFVSPLREFDNVILTPHVGGSTMEAQENIGVEVAEKLVTYSDNGTTVGSVNFPEVALPAHPEKHRLLHIHDNVPGVLSRINQVLSDEGINISGQYLQTNNTVGYVVIDVDKAYGKKALEALKTVDHTLRIRTLYSEADFEG; encoded by the coding sequence ATGGCCAAGACGTCTCTGGACAAGAGCAAGATCAAGATCCTATTGCTCGAGGGTGTCCACCAGTCCGCGGTAGATAACTTCCTGAATGCAGGCTACACCAATATCGAGCTGCTTCAGACCTCGCTTGCCGAGGATGACCTGATCGAGAGAATCCGCGATGTGCACTTCATCGGCATTCGCTCTCGCACCCAGCTCAATGAGCGCGTGATCAACGCTGCCGAAAAGCTGACCGCCATCGGCTGCTTCTGTATCGGCACCAACCAGGTCGATCTGGAAGCTGCACTCAAGCGAGGCATCCCGGTATTCAATGCGCCTTTCTCCAACACCCGCTCCGTTGCTGAGCTGGTACTGGCCGAAGCCATCATGCTGATGCGTGGCGTACCGGAGAAGAGTGCCAAGGCCCATCGTGGCCTGTGGATGAAGACGGCCAAGAACAGCCATGAAGTGCGCGGCAAGACGCTAGGTATCGTTGGCTATGGCAGCATCGGTTCTCAGCTGTCAGTACTCAGCGAATCACTGGGCCTCGATGTCATCTATTACGATGCTGTCACCAAGCTCGGCATGGGTAATGCTCGCCAGGTTGCCAGTATGGAAGAGCTCCTCGCACGCGCTGATATTGTCACACTGCACGTGCCCGAGATCCCCTCTACCAAGTGGATGATGGGCAAGCAGCAGTTCGCGCTGATGAAGCAGAACAGCGTCTTCATCAATGCGGCTCGCGGCTCTACCGTAGTCATTGAAGATCTCGCAGAAGTTCTTGCCAGCGGTAAGCTGCTGGGCGCTGCCATCGACGTCTTCCCGGTCGAACCGAAAGGTAACGGGGAAGAGTTCGTGTCTCCGCTGCGCGAATTCGACAATGTCATCCTGACTCCGCATGTCGGTGGCTCCACCATGGAAGCCCAGGAAAACATCGGCGTCGAAGTGGCTGAGAAACTGGTGACTTACTCCGATAACGGCACCACTGTTGGCTCGGTCAACTTCCCTGAAGTCGCCCTGCCAGCTCATCCGGAAAAACATCGCCTGCTGCACATTCACGACAACGTGCCGGGCGTGCTATCTCGTATCAATCAGGTATTGTCCGACGAAGGCATCAACATCTCTGGCCAGTACCTGCAGACCAATAATACGGTCGGCTATGTGGTCATTGATGTCGACAAGGCATACGGCAAGAAGGCGCTTGAAGCACTGAAAACTGTCGACCATACCTTGCGTATTCGCACACTCTACTCGGAAGCAGATTTCGAGGGTTGA
- the xseB gene encoding exodeoxyribonuclease VII small subunit → MAEQEAPQDFAATLARLEGLVTLLETGDMSLEASLGAFEDGVRLAREAQQRLDSAELRLQALIEGPEGALVPAAFAAPETSASASGDADEEKDW, encoded by the coding sequence ATGGCCGAACAGGAAGCGCCGCAGGATTTCGCCGCCACCCTTGCCCGTCTTGAAGGGTTGGTGACGCTGCTCGAAACTGGCGACATGTCGCTGGAAGCGTCGCTTGGCGCTTTCGAGGACGGGGTGCGTCTGGCGCGCGAAGCGCAGCAGCGTCTCGATAGTGCCGAGCTGCGGTTGCAGGCGCTGATAGAGGGACCCGAGGGCGCACTAGTGCCGGCAGCATTCGCCGCACCTGAAACCTCGGCCAGCGCGTCGGGTGATGCAGATGAGGAGAAGGACTGGTGA
- a CDS encoding farnesyl diphosphate synthase, translating into MLETLLTPVSGAVSERLEEAMRYSVLGGGKRLRPVLLYAAGRALGSDEDIAGRAALDAAAAALELVHAYSLVHDDLPAMDDDDLRRGRPTVHRAFDEATAILAGDALLTLAFEVMADSGHVRMPALVRTLAEASGRRGMVAGQALDLEAVGQFREVEALSRMHAYKTGALIRAAVRLGGLVAVQEQDSRLVALDRYAAAIGLAFQIQDDILDVTGDTATLGKTAGADAARDKPTYPSLLGLEGAQERAGQLLDEALDALAPLGEAAAPLAVLARYMIERDH; encoded by the coding sequence GTGCTTGAGACGCTGCTGACGCCGGTCAGTGGCGCCGTGAGTGAGCGCCTCGAAGAGGCCATGCGGTATAGCGTATTGGGTGGTGGCAAGCGTCTGCGACCCGTGCTGCTGTACGCAGCGGGCCGTGCGCTGGGTAGTGACGAGGATATCGCTGGGCGCGCCGCGCTGGATGCCGCTGCCGCTGCATTGGAACTGGTGCATGCGTATTCACTGGTCCATGATGACCTGCCGGCCATGGACGATGATGATCTTCGTCGTGGTCGTCCGACGGTGCATCGTGCTTTTGACGAGGCGACTGCCATCTTGGCCGGTGATGCCTTGCTGACGTTGGCCTTTGAAGTGATGGCTGACTCAGGGCACGTGAGAATGCCTGCGCTGGTGCGTACGCTCGCCGAAGCTTCTGGCCGTCGCGGCATGGTCGCTGGTCAGGCGCTGGATCTCGAGGCCGTGGGGCAGTTCCGCGAAGTTGAAGCGCTATCAAGGATGCATGCTTACAAGACTGGAGCGTTGATCCGCGCAGCTGTTCGTCTAGGCGGACTGGTCGCAGTGCAAGAACAGGATTCGCGTCTGGTGGCACTTGACCGCTACGCTGCTGCCATTGGCCTTGCCTTCCAGATTCAGGATGACATTCTGGATGTGACCGGCGATACCGCGACGCTAGGCAAGACTGCCGGCGCGGACGCCGCACGTGACAAGCCGACCTATCCCTCGCTGCTCGGGCTCGAAGGCGCTCAAGAGCGTGCTGGCCAGCTGTTGGACGAGGCCCTGGATGCTCTGGCACCGTTGGGAGAGGCCGCTGCGCCACTCGCGGTGCTGGCGCGCTACATGATCGAGCGAGACCACTGA
- the dxs gene encoding 1-deoxy-D-xylulose-5-phosphate synthase, whose protein sequence is MKLFDEIPQARPATPLLDAVETPSALRTLSVAQLRQLADELRAYLLYSVGCTGGHFGAGLGVVELTVALHHALETPHDRLVWDVGHQAYPHKILTGRREAMHSMRQYGGLSAFPKRAESEFDTFGVGHSSTSISAALGMALGARTAGEKRRACAVIGDGALTAGMAFEALAHAGHVKANLLVVLNDNEMSISENVGGMASYLARILASKPYTQMRANGKKVLSHLPGALEFAKRTEEHMKGFISPATLFEEMGFNYIGPIDGHDLPALVQTLHNMRDLEGPQFLHVVTRKGKGFIPAEQDPIGYHAITKLEKAPLDVAREAPAVTDAPIAKPQKYCSVFGNWLCDAAAADPRIIGVTPAMREGSDLVRFSKEYPERYYDVAIAEQHAVTVAAGMACEGMKPVVAIYSTFLQRGYDQLIHDVAVQKLDVTFAIDRAGLVGEDGPTHHGSLDLSFLRCVPELVLMAPADEAECRGMLSAALAYPGPAAVRYPRGTGPGVATGHDLEPLPIGRGEYRRRIVGNPDVRVAIVAIGSMNMPVTEVAEALNATHFNLRSIKPLDREALLDIAEGHDLVVTVEENAIAGGAGTGVAELYLNAGLAQPMLLLGLSDSFVEHGKPAELLRDCGLDAAGIRASIEARLAR, encoded by the coding sequence ATGAAGCTGTTTGACGAGATACCTCAGGCGCGCCCCGCGACGCCACTGCTTGATGCTGTAGAGACCCCATCGGCCTTGCGAACGCTGAGCGTGGCACAGCTGCGCCAACTTGCGGATGAATTGCGTGCCTACCTGCTCTATAGCGTTGGCTGCACGGGTGGACACTTCGGTGCCGGCCTTGGTGTGGTCGAGCTGACGGTAGCGCTCCATCATGCGTTGGAAACGCCGCATGATCGTTTGGTATGGGATGTGGGGCATCAAGCTTATCCGCACAAGATTCTGACGGGTCGCCGTGAGGCCATGCATAGCATGCGTCAGTACGGTGGCCTATCGGCCTTCCCCAAGCGTGCCGAAAGCGAATTCGATACCTTCGGGGTCGGCCACTCCAGTACCTCAATCAGTGCCGCGCTCGGCATGGCGCTGGGCGCCCGCACTGCAGGCGAGAAACGGCGTGCCTGTGCCGTTATCGGTGATGGTGCATTGACGGCCGGCATGGCATTTGAGGCACTGGCGCACGCAGGGCACGTCAAGGCCAATCTTCTGGTGGTGCTCAACGACAATGAGATGTCGATCTCGGAGAATGTCGGTGGGATGGCCAGTTATCTGGCACGTATTCTGGCGAGTAAGCCGTATACCCAGATGCGAGCCAACGGCAAGAAGGTGCTATCGCATCTGCCAGGCGCGCTTGAGTTTGCCAAGCGCACCGAAGAGCACATGAAGGGCTTCATTAGTCCGGCAACATTGTTTGAAGAGATGGGCTTCAACTATATCGGCCCCATCGATGGGCATGACCTGCCTGCGCTGGTGCAGACGCTGCACAACATGCGCGACCTGGAAGGGCCGCAGTTCTTGCATGTGGTCACCCGCAAGGGCAAAGGCTTCATTCCTGCCGAGCAGGACCCGATTGGTTATCACGCCATCACCAAGCTCGAGAAAGCACCACTGGACGTCGCCCGGGAAGCGCCTGCCGTCACCGATGCGCCTATTGCGAAACCGCAGAAGTACTGCAGCGTGTTCGGTAACTGGTTGTGCGATGCCGCGGCTGCCGATCCACGTATCATTGGCGTGACGCCAGCGATGCGTGAAGGCTCGGACCTGGTGCGCTTCTCGAAGGAATACCCAGAGCGTTACTACGATGTCGCCATCGCTGAGCAGCACGCGGTGACGGTTGCGGCAGGAATGGCTTGTGAAGGTATGAAGCCCGTCGTGGCGATTTACTCCACCTTCCTGCAGCGTGGCTACGATCAGCTGATTCATGACGTGGCGGTGCAGAAGCTGGATGTCACCTTCGCGATTGATCGTGCTGGACTGGTTGGTGAAGACGGCCCGACTCACCACGGCAGTCTCGATCTCTCCTTCCTGCGCTGTGTGCCGGAGCTAGTGCTGATGGCACCCGCGGATGAGGCAGAGTGCCGTGGGATGTTGAGTGCGGCGCTAGCATATCCGGGGCCAGCGGCAGTACGTTATCCGCGTGGTACTGGACCTGGTGTGGCAACGGGGCATGATCTTGAGCCACTGCCGATCGGGCGTGGCGAATATCGTCGGCGTATCGTCGGTAATCCTGACGTACGGGTAGCGATTGTAGCGATCGGCAGCATGAATATGCCTGTTACCGAGGTAGCTGAGGCACTGAATGCGACCCACTTCAACCTGCGCTCGATAAAGCCGTTGGACCGTGAGGCGCTGCTGGATATTGCCGAGGGACATGATCTGGTCGTGACTGTCGAAGAAAATGCCATCGCCGGTGGTGCTGGTACAGGTGTGGCCGAGCTATACCTCAATGCAGGCTTGGCACAGCCCATGTTGCTGTTGGGGCTGTCGGACAGTTTCGTTGAGCATGGCAAGCCTGCTGAGTTACTACGTGACTGTGGGTTGGATGCTGCCGGTATTCGCGCCAGTATCGAGGCACGCCTCGCTCGCTGA
- a CDS encoding glutathione S-transferase family protein: MLTTLYSYPNSRSLRVAWTLEELGLEYQVHSLDLKAGEGRSPEYLAIHPDGKAPALVDDEVTLFESSAICRYLAAREGRLMPPSLAGQAQLDQWLSFLTTELEQPLWTLAKHTFALPEEQRCDAVKQTAQWEFQRALAALSRRFDGRGWLLGDEFTLADLFLAQTLGWAQKAGQPIPEMLEKWASEALARPACERARQREALAASERQKA, translated from the coding sequence ATGTTGACGACCCTTTACAGCTATCCCAACTCCCGCTCACTACGTGTTGCCTGGACGCTTGAGGAGTTGGGCCTCGAGTATCAGGTACACAGTCTCGATTTGAAGGCGGGAGAAGGACGTAGCCCTGAGTATCTGGCGATTCACCCGGACGGCAAGGCGCCCGCATTGGTGGACGATGAAGTGACGCTGTTTGAGTCAAGCGCCATTTGCCGTTACTTGGCCGCTCGTGAAGGCCGCTTGATGCCGCCATCGCTGGCCGGGCAGGCACAGCTTGATCAGTGGCTCAGCTTCCTTACTACCGAGCTCGAGCAGCCGTTGTGGACGCTGGCCAAGCACACCTTTGCCCTGCCGGAAGAGCAGCGTTGTGATGCAGTGAAGCAGACGGCACAGTGGGAGTTTCAGCGAGCGTTGGCGGCTTTGTCGCGTCGTTTTGACGGACGTGGCTGGCTACTGGGTGATGAATTCACCCTTGCTGACCTCTTCTTGGCGCAGACGCTGGGGTGGGCACAGAAAGCAGGTCAGCCGATACCTGAAATGCTGGAAAAATGGGCGTCAGAGGCGCTAGCGCGTCCGGCATGTGAGCGTGCACGACAGCGTGAAGCCCTGGCGGCCAGTGAGCGGCAGAAGGCTTGA
- a CDS encoding DUF4172 domain-containing protein — protein MWIWQQDDWPQGRLTVMALLGPLAATQAVMSPLVAQGQHLYPRQRLRLEATLLSEEMESSAQLSGVVLSRAALRDALYQALGLETGQQESPRGQSPGVDVFADVTLEVVRTAFQPLQQEQVLEWHRRLGPFLPRSSGQQLGAWRAGAYEAVSGRYGIKRLRYRAPATTPQELEEELAAFWARLTAEEPDVDNPGVLNALLLHAHWQALSPLAIGNGLIGRLLLMRWLTRIDALGALQQQSEWSGKVGEQLGGEALEQLCWRRQSLFAVVLEHQDALRELEQHCFGKPDESASGRQLPPMLDRALNGEAVEELPGDMNAWVQWWMARLREGGRRTSFHYQRVQRSERLWLQHARTPLNSRQRELVLTLLERDDEEGIGRAEYRALVATSDPTAARDLADLTAKQVLESYGVGRGTRYRLPIFTEQE, from the coding sequence ATGTGGATATGGCAGCAGGACGACTGGCCGCAGGGTCGATTGACGGTCATGGCTCTGCTGGGGCCGCTGGCGGCGACGCAGGCAGTCATGTCTCCGTTGGTGGCTCAAGGGCAGCACCTTTACCCGCGACAGCGCCTGCGCCTTGAGGCGACCTTGCTCAGCGAAGAGATGGAATCCAGTGCCCAGCTGTCTGGTGTAGTGCTCAGTCGCGCAGCATTGCGTGATGCGCTGTATCAAGCACTGGGACTGGAGACCGGGCAGCAGGAGAGTCCTCGCGGACAGTCACCCGGTGTTGACGTATTTGCTGATGTCACGCTTGAGGTTGTTCGCACTGCCTTTCAGCCGTTACAGCAAGAGCAGGTATTGGAGTGGCATCGACGACTGGGCCCTTTTCTACCGCGCAGCAGTGGCCAGCAGTTGGGCGCATGGCGTGCCGGGGCCTATGAGGCTGTCAGTGGGCGCTATGGGATCAAGCGTTTGCGCTATCGCGCGCCGGCGACCACGCCACAAGAGCTAGAAGAAGAGCTCGCTGCCTTTTGGGCGCGTTTGACAGCAGAAGAGCCGGATGTGGATAACCCGGGTGTCTTGAATGCTCTCTTGCTGCATGCGCACTGGCAGGCACTATCACCGCTGGCAATAGGCAATGGTTTGATCGGACGCCTGTTATTGATGCGCTGGCTAACCCGCATTGATGCGCTGGGTGCGCTACAACAGCAAAGCGAATGGTCAGGAAAGGTTGGTGAGCAGCTCGGCGGGGAGGCGTTGGAGCAGCTGTGTTGGCGTCGTCAGTCATTGTTCGCAGTAGTGCTTGAACATCAAGATGCGCTGCGTGAGCTGGAACAGCACTGTTTTGGCAAGCCGGATGAATCTGCCAGCGGACGTCAGTTGCCACCGATGCTGGATCGCGCCCTGAATGGTGAGGCGGTAGAGGAATTGCCCGGCGATATGAATGCCTGGGTACAGTGGTGGATGGCCCGGCTGCGTGAGGGAGGGCGACGTACCTCCTTCCATTATCAACGTGTACAACGTTCTGAACGGCTATGGCTGCAGCATGCACGTACACCGCTGAACTCACGTCAGCGTGAATTGGTACTGACGCTATTGGAGCGCGATGACGAAGAAGGCATAGGTCGTGCGGAATATCGTGCGTTGGTCGCAACCTCTGATCCCACCGCAGCGCGTGATCTGGCAGACCTGACGGCCAAGCAGGTATTGGAAAGTTATGGCGTTGGACGAGGCACACGCTATCGCTTGCCGATTTTCACAGAGCAAGAATAG
- the trhA gene encoding PAQR family membrane homeostasis protein TrhA encodes MRNDSLSSSSLSTPPSPPSDQRDDGDSQPALYTHLEEWLHSASHGIGAVMGLIGMIVLIVMASLATEADPWKIVSVSLYGVTLVVLYAASTLYHGIRHPRLKYAFQLVDHCAIYLLIAGTYTPFLLVNLRGPTGWTLFAIIWSLALGGIFLKLRWPERFSTLRVTVYLLMGWLIVFASPMLVDQLSENGLILLVAGGITYTLGVIFFLMTQLRYHHAIWHLFVLGGSTCHFFAIYTGVLPYTV; translated from the coding sequence ATGCGCAACGATTCGTTATCGTCTTCTTCTTTATCCACACCCCCATCGCCGCCTTCTGATCAGAGGGACGACGGCGATTCACAGCCTGCCCTCTATACTCATCTTGAAGAATGGCTGCACAGCGCCAGTCATGGCATCGGTGCCGTGATGGGGTTGATCGGCATGATCGTGCTCATCGTGATGGCCAGTCTGGCGACAGAAGCTGATCCGTGGAAGATTGTCAGCGTCAGCCTCTACGGTGTCACGCTGGTGGTGCTTTATGCCGCCTCGACGCTCTATCACGGCATTCGTCATCCACGTCTCAAGTATGCTTTTCAGCTAGTGGATCACTGCGCCATCTATTTGCTGATCGCCGGCACCTACACACCTTTCTTGCTGGTCAATCTGCGCGGTCCTACCGGCTGGACGCTGTTTGCCATCATCTGGTCTCTCGCGCTCGGCGGCATCTTTCTCAAGCTGCGCTGGCCAGAGCGTTTCAGCACTCTACGCGTCACCGTCTATCTATTGATGGGGTGGCTGATCGTATTTGCCTCACCCATGCTGGTGGATCAGCTTTCCGAAAACGGGCTGATCCTGCTGGTCGCTGGAGGGATTACCTATACGTTAGGCGTGATCTTCTTCCTGATGACGCAGCTGCGCTATCACCATGCGATCTGGCATCTGTTCGTGCTCGGTGGCAGCACCTGCCACTTCTTTGCCATCTATACCGGTGTACTGCCTTACACCGTCTGA
- the ribA gene encoding GTP cyclohydrolase II yields MTIRFIAASRLPTPWATFTMHGFEDETTGKDHIALTLGEIDDGAPVLARVHSECLTGDALFSMRCDCGYQLQEALKRIAAEGRGVLLYLRQEGRGIGLLNKIRAYELQDGGADTVEANERLGFGADMRRYDICVPMLEHLGVHTLKLMTNNPRKVDALTRDGVTISERQPITTGLNPHNEQYLSTKADKLGHMMALDDFTQASDVDIERRN; encoded by the coding sequence GTGACTATTCGATTCATCGCCGCCTCGCGGCTGCCAACGCCCTGGGCGACCTTCACCATGCATGGTTTCGAAGACGAGACCACCGGCAAGGACCACATCGCGCTGACACTGGGCGAGATCGATGATGGCGCGCCAGTGCTCGCCCGCGTGCATTCGGAATGTCTGACAGGCGATGCCCTCTTCTCCATGCGCTGTGACTGCGGCTATCAGCTGCAGGAAGCGCTCAAGCGCATCGCCGCCGAAGGCCGCGGCGTGCTGCTCTACCTCCGCCAGGAAGGGCGCGGTATAGGGCTGCTCAACAAGATTCGCGCCTACGAACTGCAGGATGGTGGTGCTGATACCGTTGAAGCCAACGAGCGACTGGGGTTCGGTGCCGACATGCGCCGCTACGATATCTGCGTACCGATGCTTGAGCACCTAGGCGTTCACACGCTCAAGCTGATGACCAATAACCCGCGCAAGGTGGATGCCCTCACCCGTGATGGCGTCACTATCAGCGAGCGTCAACCCATCACCACAGGCCTGAACCCGCATAACGAGCAATATCTTTCCACCAAGGCTGACAAACTGGGCCACATGATGGCGCTGGATGACTTCACTCAGGCCAGTGACGTGGATATCGAGCGTCGCAACTAG